The Gossypium raimondii isolate GPD5lz chromosome 2, ASM2569854v1, whole genome shotgun sequence genome segment GTGATACTATTACGGTAACTATTCAAATCCCACTTTTTTGGCATATTTGTTCCTATTGTAACATTTTTACTTGGATTGGCATGTAAGTACTGCCGTATGTTCAAAGGAAATATCTAGGAGTCATAACTGTTTGAGTTTCTCATTGGTAAATTCTCCCTCTTTTAATCAGGTGCAAATCTTATGTAAAAGCAAGAAAGAAGTTGACGGTATTAGAGTCACCTAATATTCTTACCATTGTTTTAAAGAGGTTCCAGGTAATTCCAAGATGcctagtttttatttttatgcttcCATGTGCTTATTTGAATGCCGACTCGCGTTTACTGTCTGTACTTTTGCAGTCTGGTAATTTCGGGAAGTTAAATAAGTCAGTTCAATTTCCTGAGGTCCTTGATTTGGCCCCATATATGAGCGGATCAAGTTCGAAGGCGGTCATATACAATCTCTATGCTGTGGTTGTTCACTTGGATGTTATGGATACTGCCTTTTCAGGCCATTACGTATGTTACGTGAAGAGTTTCCGAGGGGAATGGTTCAGGATTGATGACAGCACGGTATGCTGTTTTCTGCTTAGTATATATTGAGATCATCAGATGTACTACTTACTGTACATAAACCTGACACGTGCAGCGTGATTTGTAGGTAATACCAGTGTCATTGGAGAGGGTCTTGCTCGAAAGGGCATACATGCTCCTCTATGCGAGGTAAATGTGACTTTGAAAGCTTTGGTTACATGAAAATTTGGTTTATATATATTCAGCACAAATAACTATGGTTCTCGAAAATTTCAGGCGCTCCCCAATGGCACCAGCTTTGGTGAGAAAAAATCTCGACTCTCATAGTTTTAAACACAGGAATTTGGAAGCTGTTCCTTGTAGCCAAAACACATCCAAGTCAAGATCCGActctaatttttcaaagttgaatCCCTCAATATCACAACGTAAACATAAGTATCATCCTCCAATGCAAAGAATTCCTTCAGCTGATTCATCGAGTGAGAGTTCTTCCATTTTCAGCGGCTCCGATGCAAGTTCGTGCAGCACTACAAGCACTAAGGGCTCTTCCAGGAGTGAAGACTTCTCAGATTATTTATTTGGAGAAACGGGACCTGAATGGTACAACCAAAATGGAATTTCATCAGAAACAGCTGCCTCGTCCTCCTATCATGGTTTTGACACAGATTCGGGGGCGGAGATGGATGGCCACGCGCGGTCACTGACATTTTTGTACACTGACTCAATTAGACAGCATTGGAATAGTAATGGTAGAGCCTCGGACTTTGAGCAAGGAGGCTGGTCTAACCCGTATGATGTAAGATCATCGGGTATTTCATATAGAAGAGCAAGCGTCGACGGATCGACTCAAACGTTTTATTGAGGTTTGAGTTGacacataataaataaaataagatccATCTTTCAGTTATTAACTTTATGATTATGATTGAGTAAAATGAGTAATCATCATTCTTTGGCTTTGCCCCATAAAATTACCTTCTAAACTGGGAAGCTTGCTGGGTTGCATTGAGTAACAGTAAATAATCGGTTTGTAAATCAGGCCAGTGCCTCGTATGTAGACCTGATCACGATTTCTTAGACGTTTTACAGACCCGTACACGATTCTTAGATGTTTGAGATTTGGGCTGCCATTTCCATCATATTATTCGccatgttctttttattttttgtttctatCGAATATATTATggttaaaatgtatttgatagAAACAAATATAAACGTGGCGAATAATATGATGGAAATGGCAGCCCAAATCTAAAACATCTAAGAAATCATGTAATGATCCTCCATTTCAAGAACCCAGAAAAAGTAGAACAGCCATTTCCAATAGAGAAGACAGACCAGATAAAAATGATTCGAGCCAATTTTCCTAGATGAAGCTGAAAAGATGCTAGCTGGAAACCAAATCAATCCCGTGGGAGCCAAACCAGTGAAAAAATGGGAGGAAAAAGGAGATTCTTGACCTGAGTTGGGTTCGGGTTCTCAGTCCTGCTGTAACAGTGGTGAGCGACGATGGACCAGTGGGTGACGATGTGGGTGAGTGGTGGAAGAACGCTGGCGATAGAGGTGGTGATCCGCAAGCCGCCATGCAgttagggtttatttttttggaattgATTTGGGAATTGAGAGTAAGGGCTAAGGGGAGGGGAGGACGGGAAGGTTAGTAAGTtagtatagaaattaaaaataattaaaaatattaagtattaaaatttcgcccggtttgggcaaaaaaaaccTAGTTTTCTCTAAGTTCAttttttgaacttaaatttttggTCAAAATGGAAGTTCGAGCAGGTTTGATCAAATTACCCAACCCGTGATCAGGTTTAATGGTTGACCTTATctgacattaaaataataatttcttgaGTTCGTCTTTTATAACATGGTTGTGCAAATTTTAAAAGTAGTATCAATATtgggtttttttaattatcatgGGTtggttattgttattattaaccACCTTATTTAAATCAAGAATCAGCCATCCAGTGTTTTTGCAAGAAACCTTCAAAAAACTCACCCCTTCATTTGACCCAAACATGATTCTTTCCCCTGTAAAGTTACATTCTAGCAGAAATTGCTTCCAGTATCTTATGCAAGCAAGATTACATCCAAGAAGTTTACAGaatcaaatataaaagaaattaactgAAACCTACAAGGATTAACTCAACTTCAATCACTGCCGTTCGTTTGGAAGAATGCAAAATCAGTTTGCTAGTTGCTGCATTCGCTATTGACTATTTAGTGTTGTTGGCTTGTTGCTAACAAGAGTATGGTTTCTGCTTCCGCGTGACCAGTACAAAATAAGCATAAAATCCTGTTGCGGCAACGATAAAGACGCCAATATAAGTGCATACGGCTGTAGCACAAACATACAAGTACCTGGAAGAATTAGCAACATTAGTTTTACCACAAGGTAATTGGAATTCTGATGAATCAAATACTTTGATggtttttttcatgaaataggTACGATGTTTTGGAAGAACAAGAACACCAGTTATTCATGCAATTTGTCATCAGTGCAATATACGAGCATGCATAGGCACATGTCAGTCATCTAAGGATTTTTGGATGAGACTCAGAACTTACTTGGGTGAGAAAACACTCCAAACAAATAAGTGATTCTGCATTAACAGCAATACAACCGTGTATGCGGTCAAGAGAATTGAATTTATGACCAGCGGTACGAGGCATGAAAAACCCAGCATCATCATGAGATGATCTCCAGGACCTGCTTTCTCAGGAATTACAAGATGGGCCATGTTTTTCATAGAGATGTACATTACAAGGCTAAGAAGAATAAACATGGGTGACGCGTAGGTGATAATAAACATTAGAATGCCAGAAAGCAATGTCGAGTGACTTGAGATACCCTTGCAACAAGTACAACAATGTTGAGAAAGATAAGTAACGTCAGTATCTTAAACTtcatatgaaaagaaaatatcaagtTTGCATATAAGCCTCCCATTTAAAAAAGGAAACGAAAGAAAAAAGGTCTTGCATTCAAGCATATGTATTAAAAGTGAGCAAGTAAAAGAATACATACAATGAAAGCTCCAGCAACATCAATAGTAGCTAGTGTGTTGGTATTTCCTAGAGCAAAATGACTAGCCATTCCCAAGTAGTAAAATGCTGCAAtctaagaaaacaaaataccGACATTAGAACAAGAAAGTTGTTGCTCATTTAACAACTTAAAAATGCTTTCAAGACAATATTTGCTCTGTGTCCATGTAtgtagaaatttaatttctaaggTTTCGTTTTTGACAAATTTAAAAGTTCCTTTTGCGGAGAAAACTGTAAAAACACAAACTAGAGCAACAAAGGGAGAAGGTAGAGGAAAAGGTGGCATGGGGGTTGAagagatgaaaatgaagaaaagtcGAGGATGGTATTGCGCTCACTGAGAAGAACGTGTATCTTTATGAATTCAATAATGACACAACAAACCAAAAAACCTATGTGCACAAACGAACTAATAATCTAAACTGAAACTAAAAATTCAGGAGCTTCTCAACCTTAGCATGCCACTTTCTAAATATCCCACTTCAAAAAAGTTCAACACGAAAGCTATCTGTGTTTAGGGACCATACCACGCAAAATTACTTGCCTTTAACATTGAAGGAAGAAGTAAAAATCAGTCAGAAAAGTATCAGGTAGCAACTGACCTCTACCCATTCTTTATGATGTGTTCCACTTCTAGCAAAATAGAGTGTGCCGGCCAAAATTTGCAAAAGAAGCAATAATATGGGTGTTGTGTTGATTGGTTGTTGAAGTAAAAGCTGCAGAAGACACCAACATAGTACGTATGCCCATCCAATCACATATAAAGAATCCCTTAATTCCACTAATGGGAATTTCTCATGAATGCTAAGAAAAAGAGGTGAAATGGTATTATCAGTTGGGCAAATCTTGGAGGTTGAGAAAGGAATAACCCATGGCAAGGCTACAACAGTCCCGATAGTTGCAACACCAAGAATTGCATAGATTATTTGTACCAATAAGGTAGCACCATAATTAGTGGATGAAAATGTATAATCCTGGTATTTTGTGATATGCAGCAAAACCAACAATCCAGATATCAGAAAGCTAAGTCTGACCATCTGGAAACATTTTCCCTTGgattctattgaaaataaagcaaataaaCCTATGCTAATCACCAGAAAGGCAGATATTAGCTGAAGTGATTTCACATGTTGGCTCCCAGCCTGTTCAAGCCATTTAGAAATGTCAGGAAGACTAGTCCAGTTTACGCCACCTTGATGCCAGCCTCTCAAAACCCTTCCAGAGGTAAGCAGCAGGAAGACGAAACACATTCTAAAGTAACCTTCTCTACTTTGTCCATTTTGTGTGAAACAAGAACTCTGAAAACGAACAGCACAAAGGGACTGTGCTGTTTTACGGAGTAATAAGAGATAGAATGTGGATATCAGAAAATACCATATGTAATGCTCTTCCTCTACCATAGAACTTGATGTCATACTTGAAACAAGGATCAAGATAACACTGAGAATGAATGTCTCATCCAAAGACCAATCATTCATGCTATCATTTAAGTTCAAAGACTGTTGCTTTCCTCCATGGTAAATTTCTCTGAGCCGACAAAACATCAGGCTTGATAATATTACAGTTGAGACGAATATTGTAGCCAGTCCAAGTGCAAGTAGTTTAACAGGTTTCTGCCCCCattaaaaggaagaaaatgaagaaaaaaactgttaaaaataacaagaaaatttaatatatttggaaaaaaaaaaagaaaaagaaagtctATTGTCCACACCATATTGAATATCACCAATTAGTTTCAGTTAGCTCAGAAACCTGTTGAAAAAGAATATACATACATCAGTAGATCTTCGTGATAACCACTCACTTGCAGATTTGAGAAACTTGTAATATGCTGCTGCAGCGCTGCTGTAATCTCTGTTGCTAGCAGACCtacaaattataaaacaacAAACTGAATTAGGAATTTTAATAGGATATCGTTTCATGATTGGGATGTTAAAATAGTCTGACACATAGAAAACCCACTCAAAGCCTCTCTTAGACTTCCAGGAGGTGTATAGAGTTGTCGCTTCCATATACAAGCAACAAAGCATATCTTCTGTCTCATGATTGCAGTCAGTAGAACCTGAACTCTGATGATCATAAAATGCATCACAGGGGAAATTTCTGCATGGTAAACCTGATAACTGAGCTTGCAGCAATCTCAGCAACTGCCAAGAATTCAACTCCAGGGCCCTCAGATGTTTGTCTTCTGAATTCAtcaaaaaaggaaaggaattaGATAATCATATCAGGTCCAGATAGCACATGGACCTAAGGaagtaatttattttcaaaattgaagcatCTTTCATTTCCTCCCTATTTATCACCAAGGACTAGAGGATAACAATTTAGCACAAACTCCACAAGTTCCAAATACAGACATAATTACACAATTCCCTCTTTCATTGCACACTTTGCATAGCTGTAAATGTGCGATTCCCTGAGTCTTCTAATGATAGCATCTTAGGGAAGTTGAATAGAACAATGCATATTAGAAAAGCATTATCACACTCCAGACAATAAAGAGGAAAATTCATTCCACACTGTTATCATCTAGGAGCAAGGCTGAAACAATCTCTAGAAgaattatatttttccttttggaaaACAATATCCACCTTTCCCCATTTCTTTCATGAAATGTCAAGATACTATCATTAGCACATGGACAGTTAGATATTCACCCCATAAAAAAGAGCAAAGCTCTATCAACTGAGGAAAGAAGAGATAAACCTTTTAGAGAATCAAAAGCCTCTCTAATAAGAACACCAACATTGTTTTTAGGAATTGGCACGCCAAACAAAAGAGCCAAGGTTGGTGCAATGTCAATCTGCATAAAAAATCATGTATATTAGACAACCCTATTACAAACTAAAGCACAAAAACTATAATAGCATAGTAAACCAAGCTCTTGAACCCTATTCTCATATCTGGAAATCCTTGACACTGCTAAAGCCAAAAACATATTGTTCACCTATTTAGAGTTTCCATTAAGATACAAAGACTATATAGCAAAGGAGAAACTTGTAAATGCTCAACTTCCCCCAACTGAaggataaaagaaagaaaatgtaataggaaaataaatgaaaatgaaaaacttcAGCACAGTTTAGGATGGCATTCAGCACTGTCAACTTTcagtgaaaagaaaatcatgTTCAAGTCCCCTTTTAAGTCgctgaagaaaataaaaggtggTGCACTGTAACACCTATGCGCTCAGCAATAGATGAGGAGTTTGTGATACagcttgataaaaaaaatagaactaCCAGAAACTACTAATAGCTACAATAAAATGTTGTGAAGTTCCATTAGTTCAATTACCTGGTTGATGACTGATGCATAGTCAAAGACATGATTCCTCAGACCAATAAAAAGAGCTAATGTGTCAGTTTCTTCATATGTAGAACCCCCATGATTACCATTTTCTGTCATGCCATGATCACTTACTATCATCTATATGCGGAATAAAATGAAGATATATCAGATAAATCCAAAATATCAGTTGATTCAATTCAACTCATAATGGCAACAATAGATCTAAATAGGGCCAAGTCATTGCATCATATAAAAGCAAGATGCATAGTGCCGGTGCAAATAGCTTATTGAAACAACCCAAATGCACCAGAGGTTCAAACCAAATCAGAATTTTGCCAAATATGGAAGGACGTAGCTCTGCTTTTGGAAAGCTTACATGACACTGGATGCTGCTAAAATGAGAaggcttgaaaaataaaaagacccAAGTCCCTATGTCATTTCACAACACAAGGTATAGATTTAATAAAGAAGTCTTGACTTCTTGAAAAAGTCAAGCTCTTAGATCCCATACATAGAAAGTTCTCCAAATCAAAGCTCTACAGGGATCTATGTGAAGAAGTGTTTGAACGCTTAGTATGAAGATCAAGAGCTAATGATATACCATAATGGACCAATATTTCTATTCAAAGTTGATTAAGGATATTGATAGCTTGCTTATCACTACATTCCCATCAGCAATTGCCCTGTAAAAGCTTACATATCATCCCCTTTTCTGGAACTGTTAAAGACTATTATGAACTATAACTTGCACACATGCATATGAGCACACACATTCCCTTTAGCAATTGGATTGCAGAAGCTTCAGTATGTAATCCCCTTCGGTCTTTCCCACAAACATAATGACTGACAAGAACAAGAATTTTTATAGGCacatatatg includes the following:
- the LOC105787830 gene encoding GPI ethanolamine phosphate transferase 2 isoform X3; this encodes MPYTQSLLASGSAIGYHAKAAPPTVTMPRLKAMVSGAIGGFLDVAFNFNTQAMTDDNLLGQFFKIGWKMVMLGDETWLKLFPGLFKRHDGVSSFYVKDTVQVDQNVSRHLGDELSKDDWDLLILHYLGLDHVGHIGGRNSVLMAPKMKEMDEVVKLIHSSINQSQGNGLGRTLLMIVSDHGMTENGNHGGSTYEETDTLALFIGLRNHVFDYASVINQIDIAPTLALLFGVPIPKNNVGVLIREAFDSLKEDKHLRALELNSWQLLRLLQAQLSGLPCRNFPCDAFYDHQSSGSTDCNHETEDMLCCLYMEATTLYTSWKSKRGFESASNRDYSSAAAAYYKFLKSASEWLSRRSTDKPVKLLALGLATIFVSTVILSSLMFCRLREIYHGGKQQSLNLNDSMNDWSLDETFILSVILILVSSMTSSSMVEEEHYIWYFLISTFYLLLLRKTAQSLCAVRFQSSCFTQNGQSREGYFRMCFVFLLLTSGRVLRGWHQGGVNWTSLPDISKWLEQAGSQHVKSLQLISAFLVISIGLFALFSIESKGKCFQMVRLSFLISGLLVLLHITKYQDYTFSSTNYGATLLVQIIYAILGVATIGTVVALPWVIPFSTSKICPTDNTISPLFLSIHEKFPLVELRDSLYVIGWAYVLCWCLLQLLLQQPINTTPILLLLLQILAGTLYFARSGTHHKEWVEIAAFYYLGMASHFALGNTNTLATIDVAGAFICCTCCKGISSHSTLLSGILMFIITYASPMFILLSLVMYISMKNMAHLVIPEKAGPGDHLMMMLGFSCLVPLVINSILLTAYTVVLLLMQNHLFVWSVFSPKYLYVCATAVCTYIGVFIVAATGFYAYFVLVTRKQKPYSC
- the LOC105787830 gene encoding GPI ethanolamine phosphate transferase 2 isoform X1; the protein is MAPLTCTKLSLITIAGVVTQVIGLSFFVFGFFPVKPALPGTSGSESFYVPACDFVSNQSDTTLPSDQLKSLYQELSGIPPSFDRLILMIVDGLPAEFVLGKDGKPPNKQFKEAMPYTQSLLASGSAIGYHAKAAPPTVTMPRLKAMVSGAIGGFLDVAFNFNTQAMTDDNLLGQFFKIGWKMVMLGDETWLKLFPGLFKRHDGVSSFYVKDTVQVDQNVSRHLGDELSKDDWDLLILHYLGLDHVGHIGGRNSVLMAPKMKEMDEVVKLIHSSINQSQGNGLGRTLLMIVSDHGMTENGNHGGSTYEETDTLALFIGLRNHVFDYASVINQIDIAPTLALLFGVPIPKNNVGVLIREAFDSLKEDKHLRALELNSWQLLRLLQAQLSGLPCRNFPCDAFYDHQSSGSTDCNHETEDMLCCLYMEATTLYTSWKSKRGFESASNRDYSSAAAAYYKFLKSASEWLSRRSTDKPVKLLALGLATIFVSTVILSSLMFCRLREIYHGGKQQSLNLNDSMNDWSLDETFILSVILILVSSMTSSSMVEEEHYIWYFLISTFYLLLLRKTAQSLCAVRFQSSCFTQNGQSREGYFRMCFVFLLLTSGRVLRGWHQGGVNWTSLPDISKWLEQAGSQHVKSLQLISAFLVISIGLFALFSIESKGKCFQMVRLSFLISGLLVLLHITKYQDYTFSSTNYGATLLVQIIYAILGVATIGTVVALPWVIPFSTSKICPTDNTISPLFLSIHEKFPLVELRDSLYVIGWAYVLCWCLLQLLLQQPINTTPILLLLLQILAGTLYFARSGTHHKEWVEIAAFYYLGMASHFALGNTNTLATIDVAGAFICCTCCKGISSHSTLLSGILMFIITYASPMFILLSLVMYISMKNMAHLVIPEKAGPGDHLMMMLGFSCLVPLVINSILLTAYTVVLLLMQNHLFVWSVFSPKYLYVCATAVCTYIGVFIVAATGFYAYFVLVTRKQKPYSC
- the LOC105787830 gene encoding GPI ethanolamine phosphate transferase 2 isoform X2; this encodes MAPLTCTKLSLITIAGVVTQVIGLSFFVFGFFPVKPALPGTSGSESFYVPACDFVSNQSDTTLPSDQLKSLYQELSGIPPSFDRLILMIVDGLPAEFVLGKDGKPPNKQFKEAMPYTQSLLASGSAIGYHAKAAPPTVTMPRLKAMVSGAIGGFLDVAFNFNTQAMTDDNLLGQFFKIGWKMVMLGDETWLKLFPGLFKRHDGVSSFYVKDTVQVDQNVSRHLGDELSKDDWDLLILHYLGLDHVGHIGGRNSVLMAPKMKEMDEVVKLIHSSINQSQGNGLGRTLLMIVSDHGMTENGNHGGSTYEETDTLALFIGLRNHVFDYASVINQIDIAPTLALLFGVPIPKNNVGVLIREAFDSLKEDKHLRALELNSWQLLRLLQAQLSGLPCRNFPCDAFYDHQSSGSTDCNHETEDMLCCLYMEATTLYTSWKSKRGFESASNRDYSSAAAAYYKFLKSASEWLSRRSTDKPVKLLALGLATIFVSTVILSSLMFCRLREIYHGGKQQSLNLNDSMNDWSLDETFILSVILILVSSMTSSSMVEEEHYIWYFLISTFYLLLLRKTAQSLCAVRFQSSCFTQNGQSREGYFRMCFVFLLLTSGRVLRGWHQGGVNWTSLPDISKWLEQAGSQHVKSLQLISAFLVISIGLFALFSIESKGKCFQMVRLSFLISGLLVLLHITKYQDYTFSSTNYGATLLVQIIYAILGVATIGTVVALPWVIPFSTSKICPTDNTISPLFLSIHEKFPLVELRDSLYVIGWAYVLCWCLLQLLLQQPINTTPILLLLLQILAGTLYFARSGTHHKEWVEIAAFYYLGMASHFALGNTNTLATIDVAGAFIGISSHSTLLSGILMFIITYASPMFILLSLVMYISMKNMAHLVIPEKAGPGDHLMMMLGFSCLVPLVINSILLTAYTVVLLLMQNHLFVWSVFSPKYLYVCATAVCTYIGVFIVAATGFYAYFVLVTRKQKPYSC
- the LOC105787830 gene encoding GPI ethanolamine phosphate transferase 2 isoform X4; the protein is MTIFLFFKIGWKMVMLGDETWLKLFPGLFKRHDGVSSFYVKDTVQVDQNVSRHLGDELSKDDWDLLILHYLGLDHVGHIGGRNSVLMAPKMKEMDEVVKLIHSSINQSQGNGLGRTLLMIVSDHGMTENGNHGGSTYEETDTLALFIGLRNHVFDYASVINQIDIAPTLALLFGVPIPKNNVGVLIREAFDSLKEDKHLRALELNSWQLLRLLQAQLSGLPCRNFPCDAFYDHQSSGSTDCNHETEDMLCCLYMEATTLYTSWKSKRGFESASNRDYSSAAAAYYKFLKSASEWLSRRSTDKPVKLLALGLATIFVSTVILSSLMFCRLREIYHGGKQQSLNLNDSMNDWSLDETFILSVILILVSSMTSSSMVEEEHYIWYFLISTFYLLLLRKTAQSLCAVRFQSSCFTQNGQSREGYFRMCFVFLLLTSGRVLRGWHQGGVNWTSLPDISKWLEQAGSQHVKSLQLISAFLVISIGLFALFSIESKGKCFQMVRLSFLISGLLVLLHITKYQDYTFSSTNYGATLLVQIIYAILGVATIGTVVALPWVIPFSTSKICPTDNTISPLFLSIHEKFPLVELRDSLYVIGWAYVLCWCLLQLLLQQPINTTPILLLLLQILAGTLYFARSGTHHKEWVEIAAFYYLGMASHFALGNTNTLATIDVAGAFICCTCCKGISSHSTLLSGILMFIITYASPMFILLSLVMYISMKNMAHLVIPEKAGPGDHLMMMLGFSCLVPLVINSILLTAYTVVLLLMQNHLFVWSVFSPKYLYVCATAVCTYIGVFIVAATGFYAYFVLVTRKQKPYSC